In Solenopsis invicta isolate M01_SB chromosome 1, UNIL_Sinv_3.0, whole genome shotgun sequence, one genomic interval encodes:
- the LOC105203625 gene encoding uncharacterized protein LOC105203625 isoform X2, which produces MTQCFSYFFVALCLIYTAVFSSAIYDPRLTTTKPPERRESVLPWHSTEKESSVQTTFSSPKWYRSDNVTPKSNTKNWSPWRKALGSEIEQRTQIDIPEQVSEQSSEEIPEQQRNFDKSEQQESLKFPFEHGDSISFDKNYGHVKNESKYGNRDRPQNEIDFEHKHPSRNDETKKTHMEFENEDLYEGVATDSTKPRKENLLSRKSQHKVARYDPRVGVQCPDGNSTGQFVYPPDCKFFVNCWKGRAFVQPCAPGTHFNPDTLECDFPHKVKCYEDESAYFKEPDFESALNRKSQKLQEPKCPPYLTGLLPHLGDCTKFLQCANGATYIMNCGPGTVFNSAIGVCDWPRNVQGCEDVFKSDEDVLLTPPNVNSGYDKAKYIEVKKITCPADFTGLLPHPETCKKFLQCANGATYVMDCGPGTAFNPLTTLCDWPHNVPSCKADKPDDKIHRTEGSGWAPFPGVRGATSWSNPSRYNDTSNIRGHLSRPGYNTSSIFRPTWRPTTSTNLPWIPIRTTPRSFYDRPEHNVNYHDGHGHADGQSRYQDYGPYRPEWKPSNENLGPPSDRNYGFQEKLHPDRQWVESHRTDQNPQRAYPFDRPEGSRSYEHGNYGHNYHLPGYHYHHHHHHYHNYGPTSNPPVNPSWNPSNPTATIGDRKYDQGYDGYTPNAGDSHWHSNRDHHYDNSGHHDHRYPEHAASSETDQRQFQPDFSSGEYDGDNSHFHRKHNETKSFGIDSGLPVSQRTDHDLLPNRQDRMNPRFYHPNFNHTFPSTRNFSLNSGNKFPQNWNYSESRQDRLSPPWAGQDNIVRNQPNGSFGFKPSTWYDQQNPEVQREIQTRPWNQGMDTQDDKLRRQFGNNVYQQSTVDRETDSKMAEWATKTNVLLNSRNHVNLDSKNSTQYPRTNFYPNGVYVNANGIKGHYITKEIEDNRKSSKIHPSNSTQKPNWNNIFNSTERNYVPFMTTLMSTTTERILNKQPDLSRGAWEFEDTTREELYSSSNTNNFNLPRDSIEREDEDWIGSETKISNVNLKPPSITEPEINDYDVDVLDKNVWKPRLVFENKTKTTTAPSVIMRISPKNIDLELFNIETAPFHEKEPTFPVYYVQPVHPITHSKKSSRPTPISGQAVRLRGGTGPNNGYVEVQGALPGWGIVCDSRNSWTLKEAHILCRQLGYIRGAEMAWQGRNNDNGVPTWIAANTITCFGNETRFQSCKFTHSQECRVDRDAIGVRCAPNRIAHCRKDEISHNGQCYHLADPDSGLNHAEALEHCKRRNARLIDITSQEENNFISEWLLQSYPDVNSIMTSGFGFSSMSRNLWLWADSTHAKFKFTKWWPGWMNDTEPPRVGSRPLCIVMKRQFSCHERPDSICDTDYFFWDTEDCATSAKGHSFICKRPYDDIGCVYGKGNQYTGKANVTVSGNKCLPWADERIAYQLRVTVIDKEIRDKLEMHNYCRNPNPMKESRPWCFVENGKREYCDIPPCGNIASKRSMLTGQCKPKHFECTPGECIPSPWVCDGEEDCTNGADERKCILDLNLFEKSAKHKLEGYDVEKWLNTPLKTCALRCKEADFTCRSFTHKSNGNVCLLSNSNIGLTGALKSDTEFDYYELRERSVNCDGMYICNNRKCINQTQVCDGKNDCNDRSDESICTAENFDYGIRLAGANNSFEGRIEVKILGHWGQVCDDGFGMINADVICKELGFELGALEVRPGGFYGNLDPPTRFMVDQLKCRGDETTLRECDFNGWGVHNCQPEEAVGIVCKTAVNTCQEGYWKCDNSPACIQTPFICDEVVDCPDGSDESPEHCDAPFELRLVNGSSPMQGRVEVRHHGVWGTVCDDDFTNATAIVICRSLGYGGIAIAKKNGFFGPGQGPIWLDEVFCHGNESQLYRCEHNHWGQHNCDHNEDAGVICSPGDINTEPYWINDEEHTERSINELLPTNCGQRAKDFDDDRDLIFQKVIHGSIAPRGTYPWQASIRVRGHSRSNHWCGAVIISPVHVLTAAHCLEGYNKGTYFVRAGDYNTDINEGTEVEANIEDYYVHEEFRKGHRMNNDIALVLLKGLGIPLDKDIMPICLPPENAEYPPGLNCTISGFGSIETGKTTQSKDLRYGWVPLLDQSICRASYVYGEGAISDGMMCAGYLDEGIDTCDGDSGGPLACYHNGAFTLYGITSWGQQCGNANRPGVYVRVAHYRRWIDQKIRESLAGR; this is translated from the exons ATGACGCAGTGTTTTAGTTATTTCTTCGTCGCTCTCTGTCTCATTTACACAGCTGTGTTTTCTTCCGCG ATCTATGATCCAAGATTAACAACTACAAAACCGCCAGAACGTCGTGAATCGGTGCTTCCCTGGCATTCAACTGAAAAAGAATCGAGTGTACAAACCACATTTTCTTCTCCAAAATGGTATCGATCGGACAACGTTACACCTAAGTCTAACACGAAGAATTGGAGTCCTTGGCGAAAGGCTCTGGGAAGTGAAATTGAACAAAGAACTCAAATTGACATTCCTGAGCAAGTTTCTGAACAATCTTCCGAAGAAATTCCAGAACAACAGCGCAATTTTGATAAGTCGGAACAACaagaaagtttgaaatttccgTTTGAACATGGAGATTCGAttagttttgataaaaattatggaCATGTTAAGAATGAATCAAAATATGGAAATCGCGATCGGCCGCAGAACGAGATTGACTTTGAGCATAAACATCCATCGAGAAATGACGAGACCAAAAAAACGCACATGGAATTTGAGAACGAAGATTTGTATGAAGGCGTAGCCACTGACAGCAcg AAACCAAGAAAGGAGAATTTACTTTCACGAAAATCACAGCACAAAGTGGCTCGATATGATCCTCGAGTGGGTGTTCAGTGCCCCGACGGCAATTCCACAGGGCAATTTGTTTATCCTCCAGATTGTAAATTTTTCGTCAATTGTTGGAAGGGTCGTGCATTCGTTCAACCATGCGCTCCAGGCACTCATTTTAATCCTGATACTCTGGAATGCGATTTTCCACACAAAGTGAAATGTTACGAGGACGAATCCGCATATTTCAAAGAGCCAGATTTTGAATCCGCACTTAATCGAAAATCACAGAAATTGCaa GAACCAAAATGTCCACCTTATTTAACCGGTTTATTACCACATCTTGGAGATTGCACGAAATTTCTACAATGCGCGAACGGTGCAACTTATATTATGAATTGCGGTCCTGGAACAGTTTTCAACTCCGCTATTGGTGTGTGCGATTGGCCGCGTAATGTACAGGGTTGCGAAG ATGTTTTTAAATCTGATGAAGATGTATTACTTACACCTCCAAATGTAAATTCTGGATACGATAAGGCAAAATATAtcgaagtaaaaaaaattacgtgtcCTGCGGATTTCACTGGATTACTACCGCATCCGGAGACGTGCAAAAAGTTTCTTCAATGTGCAAATGGTGCTACTTATGTGATGGATTGTGGTCCTGGAACAGCTTTCAATCCCCTTACGACGCTTTGTGATTGGCCACATAACGTACCCAGCTGTAAAGCAG ATAAACCTGATGATAAAATACATAGGACAGAGGGTAGTGGTTGGGCCCCATTTCCTGGAGTTCGAGGTGCTACATCGTGGTCAAATCCAAGTCGCTACAATGACACGTCCAACATCCGTGGTCATCTTTCTCGACCAGGATATAATACGAGTTCAATATTTAGACCAACTTGGAGACCAACAACATCTACAAACTTACCTTGGATACCAATACGGACAACCCCGAGATCATTTTATGATCGTCCTGAACACAATGTTAATTATCATGATGGTCATGGCCATGCAGATGGACAAAGCCGATATCAAGATTATGGACCATATCGTCCAGAATGGAAACCAAGTAATGAAAATTTGGGACCACCTTCTGACAGAAATTACGGATTTCAAGAGAAACTTCATCCAGACAGGCAATGGGTGGAAAGCCATAGAACTGATCAAAATCCACAGCGAGCTTATCCTTTCGACCGTCCAGAAGGATCACGGTCATACGAACACGGAAATTATGGTCATAATTATCATCTTCCCggttatcattatcatcatcatcatcatcattatcataaTTATGGACCTACGTCGAATCCACCAGTAAATCCTAGTTGGAATCCAAGTAATCCTACTGCTACTATTGGCGATCGAAAGTATGATCAAGGATACGATGGATATACACCAAACGCCGGTGATAGTCATTGGCATTCTAATCGCGACCATCATTATGATAATTCCGGTCATCATGATCATCGTTATCCTGAACACGCTGCATCAAGCGAAACAGATCAAAGGCAATTTCAACCAGATTTTTCTTCTGGAGAATACGATGGAGATAATAGTCATTTTCATCGTAAACATAACGAAACAAAATCTTTTGGCATTGACAGTGGTTTGCCAGTTAGTCAAAGGACCGATCATGATTTGCTCCCGAATAGACAAGACAGAATGAATCCAAGATTTTATCATCCCAATTTTAATCATACTTTTCCATCCACtagaaatttttcattaaatagtGGCAATAAATTTCCTCAAAATTGGAATTATAGTGAATCGCGACAAGATAGATTATCTCCTCCTTGGGCAGGACAAGATAATATCGTTCGAAATCAGCCAAATGGATCTTTTGGTTTCAAGCCGAGTACGTGGTATGATCAACAAAATCCAGAAGTACAGAGGGAAATTCAGACACGTCCTTGGAACCAag GCATGGACACTCAAGACGATAAATTACGACGACAATTCGGAAATAATGTATATCAGCAAAGCACGGTTGATAGAGAGACGGATTCAAAAATGGCCGAGTGGGCAAcaaaaacaaatgttttattaaattcaagaaaTCACGTAAACTTAG ACTCTAAAAATTCAACTCAATATCCAAGGACAAACTTTTATCCAAATGGAGTATATGTCAATGCAAATGGCATAAAAGGTCATTACATCACGAAAGAAATTGAGGATAATCGAAAAAGTTCGAAAATCCATCCATCGAATAGTACTCAAAAACCCAACTGGAATAACATCTTTAata GTACTGAACGTAACTATGTGCCATTTATGACGACGCTGATGTCAACGACAAcagaaagaattttaaataaacaaccCGATTTGTCAAGAGGAGCATGGGAGTTTGAAGATACTACGAGAGAAGAATTGTACAGTTCTAGTAACACGAACAATTTCAATTTACCTAGAGACTCAATTGAACGTGAAGATGAAGATTGGATCGGTAGCGAAACAAAAATaagtaatgtaaatttaaaaccACCAAGTATTACAGAACCTGAAATAAATGATTACGATGTGGATGTGTTGGACAAAAATGTTTGGAAGCCTAGGCTGGTTTTCGAAAATAAGACTAAAACGACGACAGCTCCATCAGTCATTATGAGAATTAGTCCGAAAAATATCGACCTCGagctttttaatattgaaacagCCCCGTTTCACGAAA aagAACCTACATTCCCAGTTTATTACGTGCAGCCAGTGCATCCAATAACTCATTCGAAGAAGTCCTCTCGGCCAACGCCTATATCTGGTCAG GCTGTACGCTTGAGAGGCGGAACTGGACCTAATAATGGTTATGTTGAGGTGCAAGGTGCGTTGCCTGGTTGGGGCATTGTATGTGACTCTAGAAATAGTTGGACTTTAAAGGAAGCACATATTTTATGTAGACAACTTGGTTATATCAg AGGCGCAGAAATGGCTTGGCAAGGCAGAAATAATGACAATGGTGTACCAACTTGGATCGCTGCAAACACTATAACATGTTTCGGCAATGAAACCAGATTTCAATCGTGCAA ATTCACACATAGTCAAGAGTGCCGTGTGGATAGAGATGCGATTGGTGTACGATGTGCTCCCAATCGTATCGCGCATTGTCGCAAGGACGAAATATCTCATAATGGACAGTGCTATCACTTAGCTGATCCTGATAGCGGACTTAATCATGCTGAAGCATTGGAACACTGCAAACGAAGAAATGCACGACTCATCGATATCACTAGTCAggaggaaaataattttatttcggaGTGGCTGTTGCAATCATACCCGGATGTTAACTCGATCATGACTTCTGGTTTTGGTTTCAGCAGTATGAGTCGCAACTTGTGGCTCTGGGCGGATTCTACTCATGCTAAATTCAA ATTTACAAAGTGGTGGCCTGGATGGATGAACGATACGGAACCACCGCGGGTTGGTTCTCGTCCTCTTTGTATCGTGATGAAACGACAATTTTCATGTCACGAACGACCCGACTCGATTTGTGACACAGATTATTTCTTTTGGGATACTGAAGACTGCGCAACTTCTGCAAAAGGACATTCATTTATTTGCAAAAGACCTTATGACGATATTG GTTGCGTTTACGGGAAAGGAAATCAATACACTGGCAAAGCCAATGTAACAGTATCAGGAAATAAATGTCTTCCATGGGCTGATGAAAGAATCGCATATCAATTACGTGTAACT GTTATTGATAAAGAAATTCGCGACAAACTAGAAATGCATAACTATTGCAGAAATCCTAATCCAATGAAGGAATCGAGACCGTGGTGCTTTGTAGAAAATGGAAAACGTGAATATTGTGATATTCCTCCATGTGGAAATATTG ctTCAAAACGATCTATGTTGACTGGCCAGTGCAAGCCTAAACATTTTGAATGTACGCCAGGAGAGTGCATCCCATCTCCATGGGTTTGCGATGGAGAAGAG GATTGTACAAATGGAGCTGAcgaaagaaaatgtatattggATCTGAATCTCTTTGAAAAATCTGCAAAACATAAACTTGAGGGTTACGATGTGGAGAAATGGTTGAACACACCTTTAAAAACATGCGCTTTGAGATGCAAAGAAGCTGATTTCACCTGCCGCTCATTTACCCATAa GTCAAATGGCAACGTGTGTTTATTGAGTAATAGTAACATCGGCTTGACTGGTGCACTCAAATCTGACACAGAATTCGATTACTATGAGTTGAGAGAGAGAAGCGTAAACTGCGATGGCATGTACATTTGCAATAATCGCAAATGTATAAATCAAACGCAAGTTTGCGACGGCAAAAACGATTGCAATGATCGCAGCGATGAGAGTATCTGCACAGctgaaaattttgattatgGCATCCGTTTAGCTGGTGCAAATAATAGTTTCGAGGGTCGAATAGAAGTCAAGA TTCTAGGACATTGGGGACAGGTGTGCGACGACGGCTTTGGTATGATCAATGCTGACGTTATTTGCAAAGAGCTTGGTTTTGAACTTGGAGCTTTAGAAGTTAGACCAGGCGGATTTTATGGAAATCTCGATCCACCCACGAGATTTATGGTGGATCAATTAAAGTGTCGCGGAGACGAGACCACATTACGGGAATGCGATTTTAATgg atggGGCGTTCATAACTGTCAACCGGAAGAGGCTGTTGGAATCGTGTGCAAGACTGCGGTCAACACTTGTCAGGAAGGTTACTGGAAATGCGACAATAGTCCAGCTTGTATACAGACTCCCTTTATTTGCGACGAGGTGGTCGATTGTCCAGATGGTTCCGATGAGAGTCCAGAACATTGCGAT GCACCGTTTGAGTTGCGCTTGGTAAATGGCAGTAGTCCTATGCAAGGAAGGGTGGAAGTGCGTCATCATGGCGTGTGGGGTACCGTGTGCGACGATGACTTCACAAATGCTACGGCAATAGTTATTTGTCGATCCTTGGGATATGGTGGTATCGCGATAGCTAAGAAAAATGGTTTCTTTGGGCCTGGTCAAGGACCGATATGGCTCGATGAG GTTTTCTGCCATGGAAACGAATCTCAGTTATATCGATGCGAACATAATCATTGGGGTCAACATAATTGCGACCATAACGAGGATGCAGGCGTAATTTGTTCACCTGGAGATATTAATACCgag CCATACTGGATAAACGATGAGGAACATACAGAACGAAGCATTAACGAGCTACTTCCGACAAATTGTGGCCAGCGCGCCAAAGATTTCGATGACGACAGGGACTTGATATTTCAGAAAGTGATACATGGTTCCATTGCGCCAAGAGGCACCTATCCCTGGCAG GCCAGTATTCGAGTTCGAGGACACAGTCGATCGAATCACTGGTGCGGCGCTGTTATTATATCACCTGTACACGTGCTAACAGCGGCACATTGTCTAGAAGGTTACAACAAAGGTACTTATTTCGTGCGAGCGGGAGATTACAACACGGAT ATAAACGAGGGAACGGAAGTGGAAGCCAATATCGAGGATTATTACGTTCACGAGGAATTTCGTAAAGGCCATAGAATGAACAATGACATCGCTTTGGTTCTACTTAAAGGCCTCGGCATTCCGCTTGACAAAGATATCATGCCAATTTGCTTGCCGCCTGAGAATGCCGAATATCCACCAGGATTAAATTGCACGATCAGCGGATTCGGCAGCATTGAAACGGGGAAGACGA CGCAATCGAAAGATTTACGATACGGCTGGGTACCTTTgttggaccaatcaatttgtCGAGCTAGTTATGTTTATGGTGAAGGCGCCATAAGCGATGGAATGATGTGCGCTGGATATCTTGATGAAGGTATCGATACTTGCGATGGCGATTCTGGGGGACCTCTGGCATGCTATCATAATg gaGCTTTTACTTTATACGGGATAACTAGTTGGGGTCAACAATGCGGCAATGCGAATAGACCTGGAGTTTACGTCCGTGTAGCGCATTATCGTCGTTGGATCGATCAAAAAATTAGGGAATCGTTAGCAGGTAGATAA